Genomic window (Propionibacteriaceae bacterium ZF39):
GCGCGAACTGACGGGGCTTCGAGAAGGTCGCTTCGCTGCCCCTCAGCCACCGTCAGGAGTGACCAGGGTCATCATCCTTACGACGTTCGACACGCAGGAGTATGTCGTCGACGGCCTCGGCGCCGGCGCGTCCGGATTCCTGCTCAAGGACACCCCGCCCGAGGATCTCCTCGCCGCCATCCGCACCGTCCACTCGGGCGAGGCGGTCATCTCGCCGCGGTCCACGAAGCGGCTTCTCGAGCAGGTACGCCCGGTCCTCGGCGGGGCTCCCGATCAGCCCGCGGCTCTCGATCGCGACACCCGGCGGATCATCGACGGACTGACCCCGCGTGAACTGGAGATCCTCATCGCCATCGCCAGGGGCTGGACCAACACGGAGATCTGCGAGCGCCTGTTCGTGTCGATGCCGACGGTCAAGACCCACGTCTCCCACGTCCTCGCCAAGACCGCCTCCCGCGACCGCGTCCAGGCGGTTTTGTTCGCTTTCCGCACCGGATTGGTCTCCCGCGAGGACCTGT
Coding sequences:
- a CDS encoding response regulator transcription factor, yielding MITVGLADDQQLFTSGVAMVIGSQPDMTVAWQAVNGREALDRNAEAPVDVILMDVQMPVLDGISATRELTGLREGRFAAPQPPSGVTRVIILTTFDTQEYVVDGLGAGASGFLLKDTPPEDLLAAIRTVHSGEAVISPRSTKRLLEQVRPVLGGAPDQPAALDRDTRRIIDGLTPRELEILIAIARGWTNTEICERLFVSMPTVKTHVSHVLAKTASRDRVQAVLFAFRTGLVSREDLLRH